One genomic window of Acidobacteriota bacterium includes the following:
- a CDS encoding DUF3467 domain-containing protein translates to MAKPAAGVNVKIDDEELKGRYSNLLRITHTREEFYLDFINLVPPQGIVTARVVANPGHVKRILSAIQKNLELYEEKHGPIREAPAPDDGSVN, encoded by the coding sequence ATGGCCAAGCCCGCCGCCGGAGTCAACGTCAAGATCGACGATGAGGAGCTCAAAGGACGCTACTCGAATCTGCTCCGCATCACCCACACGCGCGAAGAGTTCTACCTGGACTTCATCAATCTGGTGCCGCCTCAGGGCATCGTCACCGCTCGGGTGGTGGCGAATCCCGGCCACGTCAAGCGCATTCTGAGTGCCATCCAGAAGAACCTGGAGCTGTACGAAGAGAAGCACGGCCCCATCCGCGAGGCTCCGGCGCCGGACGACGGGAGCGTCAACTGA
- a CDS encoding ABC transporter ATP-binding protein, whose translation MSDAIRVEGLSKLYRRVAPGAQFKTLKSALLDGSLIGGLRPEEAIAALDEVSFSVPKGQAFGIIGGNGSGKSTLLKIVAGILQPSAGNVEVNGRVAALIELGAGFHPEISGRENIYINGAVLGLSRRQIEERFDDIVEFSGLANFIEEPVKNYSSGMYVRLGFAVAIHTDPEILLVDEVLSVGDEAFSHRCLRRIEEFLAEGRTLLFVSHSLDLMEQLCDRILWLDGGRPRGTGEPRRMIDAYRQSVAEGEAEEHRREQQEQEDEASEASEVEGTERSADSPRRWGSREAEIPRVRLRNASGEETHLLRSGEAAAFELEVHAPKALDDFAFGIAISTPRGVEVWGTNTDLAGFEADRLEGDGVVRIACPALSLAPGEYLVDVALHTRDGVPYDYRRRVLAFTVTAGERGVGVYFPEHRWEFPPAVSWDKGPE comes from the coding sequence GTTCAAGACCCTGAAAAGCGCCCTGTTGGACGGCAGCTTGATCGGCGGGCTGCGGCCGGAGGAAGCCATCGCCGCCCTCGACGAGGTGTCCTTTTCGGTGCCCAAGGGCCAGGCCTTCGGCATCATCGGCGGCAACGGCTCCGGTAAGTCCACCTTACTCAAGATCGTCGCCGGCATCCTCCAGCCGTCCGCCGGCAACGTCGAGGTGAACGGCCGCGTCGCCGCCCTGATCGAGCTGGGCGCCGGTTTCCATCCGGAGATCTCGGGGCGCGAAAACATCTACATCAACGGCGCCGTACTCGGTCTCTCGCGGCGGCAGATCGAGGAGCGTTTCGACGACATCGTCGAGTTCTCCGGCCTGGCGAACTTCATCGAAGAGCCGGTCAAGAACTACTCGTCGGGCATGTATGTGCGGCTGGGGTTCGCCGTCGCCATCCACACGGATCCGGAGATCCTGCTGGTGGACGAAGTGCTGTCCGTTGGCGACGAGGCCTTCTCCCACCGCTGCTTGCGGCGGATCGAAGAGTTCCTGGCGGAGGGCCGCACGCTGCTCTTCGTCAGCCACTCGCTGGACCTGATGGAGCAGCTCTGCGACCGCATCCTGTGGCTCGATGGCGGCCGGCCGCGGGGCACCGGCGAACCGCGCCGGATGATCGATGCCTATCGTCAGTCCGTCGCCGAGGGAGAGGCGGAGGAGCACCGCCGTGAACAGCAGGAGCAGGAAGATGAGGCCTCGGAAGCGTCGGAGGTGGAGGGCACCGAACGGTCGGCCGACAGCCCGCGACGCTGGGGCTCCCGGGAGGCGGAGATCCCACGGGTACGGTTGCGCAACGCGAGCGGCGAGGAGACCCACCTTCTCCGCTCCGGCGAGGCGGCGGCCTTCGAGCTGGAAGTGCACGCGCCCAAGGCCTTGGACGACTTTGCTTTCGGCATCGCCATCTCCACTCCGCGAGGAGTGGAAGTGTGGGGCACTAACACCGATCTCGCCGGCTTCGAGGCGGACCGGCTGGAGGGCGACGGGGTGGTGCGCATCGCCTGCCCGGCGCTCTCCCTGGCGCCCGGCGAATATCTGGTCGACGTTGCCCTCCACACCCGCGACGGCGTGCCCTACGACTACCGCCGCCGGGTGTTGGCGTTCACCGTGACCGCCGGCGAACGCGGCGTCGGGGTGTATTTTCCCGAACACCGTTGGGAGTTTCCGCCTGCCGTTTCCTGGGACAAGGGGCCGGAGTAG